One segment of Mustelus asterias unplaced genomic scaffold, sMusAst1.hap1.1 HAP1_SCAFFOLD_2269, whole genome shotgun sequence DNA contains the following:
- the LOC144489517 gene encoding LOW QUALITY PROTEIN: paxillin-like (The sequence of the model RefSeq protein was modified relative to this genomic sequence to represent the inferred CDS: deleted 1 base in 1 codon) translates to VVTALGQIWHPEHFVCTHCSLEIGGSNFFEKDGLSYCEKDYWFLFSPRCAQCDQPIMDKMVTALERNWHPNHFCCANCGRVFGEDGFHERDGKPYCRKDFYELFASRCHGCKKAILENYISALNTLWHPECFVCRDCYTPFVNGSFYDHAGQPYCEIHYHKNRGSLCSGCERPITGRCITAMGNKFHPNHFVCAFCLKQLNKGTFKEQNEKPYCHPCFVKLFG, encoded by the exons gtggTGACTGCTCTG GGACAGATCTGGCATCCGGAACACTTTGTttgcacccactgctcactggaGATTGGTGGCAGTAATTTTTTCGAGAAGGATGGGCTATCGTACTGCGAGAAAGATTACTGGTTCCTCTTCTCCCCGCGCTGCGCCCAGTGTGACCAACCCATCATGGAT AAAATGGTGACAGCTCTGGAGCGGAACTGGCACCCCAACCACTTCTGCTGTGCCAACTGTGGCCGGGTCTTCGGAGAAGACG GTTTTCACGAGCGCGATGGCAAACCGTACTGTCGGAAGGACTTCTACGAGCTCTTTGCTTCCCGTTGCCACGGTTGTAAGAAGGCCATACTGGAGAACTACATTTCGGCTCTGAACACCTTGTGGCACCCAGAGTGCTTCGTCTGCCGG gacTGCTACACTCCCTTTGTGAACGGGAGCTTCTATGATCATGCAGGACAACCCTACTgcgaaattcactaccacaagaaCCGGGGCTCGCTGTGCTCCGGGTGTGAAAGGCCCATCACCGGCCGCTGTATCACCGCCATGGGGAACAAATTCCATCCTAACCACTTTGTCTGCGCCTTCTGCCTCAAGCAACTCAACAAGGGCACCTTCAAGGAGCAAAACGAGAAGCCCTACTGCCACCCCTGCTTTGTTAAGCTCTTCGGCTAA